From a region of the Lampris incognitus isolate fLamInc1 unplaced genomic scaffold, fLamInc1.hap2 scaffold_384, whole genome shotgun sequence genome:
- the LOC130133586 gene encoding B-cell lymphoma/leukemia 11A-like: KDEPSSYTCTTCKQPFTSAWFLLQHAQNTHGFRIYLESEPGSPLTPRVAAAPGMGGDCASSQPPLHAVHLADGSPYSLLRMPGSSSVRDPASTPREGRYPRTPPLFSPPPRHHLSPDDLALATHHPSAFDRVMRLNSVPLEPPPTMDFSRRLRELAGNTTGASPPLSPNRPSPMQRLLQPFQPGSKPPFSATPPLSTSQSPSGSHSTPNPISNIAQPSTPLKAKSCEFCGKTFKFQSNLIVHRRSHTGEKPYKCHLCNHACTQASKLKRHMKTHCQSKSSSLNTKSDDGLSTASSPEPGTSELMGSATDALKSVVAKFKSENNGLIPENGEEEEEEEEEEEEEEEEEEEEEEEEEEGDEEEMEGEANVRGEQGRDNYRFSLRLEGARHHENSEALHPRRRNVPRETGDEDSAMESDRADDCGTTTTVNGLGPLSADSLSRKLLGGGVSPGSLSPLSKRIKVEKDLDPPTPTIPNTENVYSQWLAGYAASRQLKDPFLSFTAGESRQSPFASSSEHSSENGSLRFSTPPGELDGERATSGRSGTGSGASTPHGGGGNGRPNSKDGRRSDTCEFCGKVFKNCSNLTVHRRSHTGERPYKCELCSYACAQSSKLTRHMKTHGQMGKDVYKCEICHMPFSVYSTLEKHMKKWHSDRPLANDIKTE; this comes from the coding sequence ATAAAGATGAGCCCAGTAGTTACACCTGCACCACATGCAAGCAGCCCTTCACCAGTGCCTGGTTCCTGCTCCAACATGCTCAAAACACCCACGGCTTCCGCATCTACCTGGAGAGCGAACCAGGCAGCCCGCTGACACCTCGTGTGGCCGCAGCGCCTGGAATGGGAGGGGACTGCGCCTCGTCCCAACCCCCGCTTCACGCTGTCCACCTGGCTGACGGAAGCCCCTACAGCCTCCTGAGGATGCCGGGCTCCAGCTCTGTCCGGGACCCAGCGTCTACCCCTCGGGAGGGCCGTTATCCACGGACTCCACCCCTGTTCAGCCCCCCACCGCGGCACCACCTCAGCCCCGATGACCTGGCCTTGGCTACCCACCACCCCAGCGCCTTTGACAGAGTAATGAGGCTCAACTCGGTGCCCTTGGAGCCCCCTCCCACCATGGACTTCTCCAGACGGTTACGTGAGCTTGCAGGGAACACCACTGGAGCCTCCCCACCTCTGTCCCCTAACCGACCGAGCCCTATGCAACGGCTTCTGCAGCCTTTCCAGCCAGGCTCCAAACCCCCTTTCTCAGCTACGCCGCCCCTCTCCACATCTCAGTCTCCATCTGGCTCGCATTCCACTCCCAATCCCATATCAAACATAGCCCAACCCAGCACCCCTCTCAAGGCGAAGTCTTGTGAGTTTTGCGGAAAGACCTTCAAGTTCCAGAGCAACCTGATTGTGCACCGGCGCAGCCATACAGGGGAAAAGCCCTACAAATGTCACCTGTGTAACCATGCGTGCACCCAGGCCAGCAAACTGAAGCGCCACATGAAGACGCACTGTCAGAGCAAGTCTTCATCGCTCAATACCAAGTCAGATGATGGCCTCTCAACTGCCAGTTCCCCTGAGCCTGGTACCAGTGAGCTCATGGGTAGCGCCACGGATGCCCTTAAGTCAGTAGTTGCCAAGTTCAAGAGTGAGAACAATGGCCTGATTCCTGAAAatggagaagaggaggaagaggaagaagaggaagaagaggaggaagaagaggaggaagaggaagaagaagaagaagaggaagagggggatGAGGAGGAAATGGAGGGTGAAGCTAATGTCAGAGGAGAACAAGGGAGGGACAACTACCGTTTCAGCTTGCGGCTCGAAGGTGCCCGTCACCATGAGAACAGCGAGGCCCTTCACCCACGCCGCCGTAATGTGCCCCGGGAGACCGGCGATGAAGATTCAGCCATGGAGTCAGATCGAGCGGATGATTGTGGAACCACCACTACAGTTAACGGCCTGGGCCCTCTCTCTGCTGACAGCTTGTCTAGGAAGCTGCTGGGTGGAGGAGTAAGCCCCGGCTCCCTCAGCCCCTTGTCCAAGCGCATCAAGGTGGAGAAGGACCTCGATCCCCCGACACCCACTATCCCAAATACAGAAAACGTGTACTCCCAATGGCTAGCCGGGTACGCCGCCTCACGACAGCTCAAGGACCCCTTTCTCAGCTTTACAGCTGGGGAATCCAGACAATCGCCCTTTGCCTCCTCGTCCGAGCATTCATCAGAAAATGGCAGCCTCCGTTTTTCCACACCACCTGGCGAGCTGGACGGAGAACGTGCCACCTCAGGACGCAGCGGCACGGGCAGCGGAGCCAGCACCCCCCACGGTGGCGGTGGGAATGGCCGGCCGAACTCAAAGGATGGGCGCCGCAGTGATACCTGCGAGTTCTGTGGAAAGGTGTTCAAGAACTGCAGCAATTTGACAGTGCACCGGCGCAGTCACACAGGGGAGCGACCTTACAAATGTGAGCTGTGCAGCTATGCCTGTGCTCAGAGCTCCAAGCTCACCCGCCACATGAAAACCCATGGACAGATGGGTAAGGATGTGTACAAATGTGAAATCTGCCACATGCCTTTCAGTGTGTACAGCACTCTGGAGAAACACATGAAGAAGTGGCACAGCGACCGGCcgctagctaatgacattaagACTGAGTAG